From Triticum aestivum cultivar Chinese Spring chromosome 4A, IWGSC CS RefSeq v2.1, whole genome shotgun sequence, a single genomic window includes:
- the LOC123086585 gene encoding sec1 family domain-containing protein MIP3 — protein sequence MAAVDLIASCQDSIRQIGDEIADALVYLDAGTLEAFQFIGAFPLLLELRARAVCSLESTSPLDAAAEWNSSFAHPARKIVFITSRLLSDAHRYIIRCLGNHGTVSHCTVLTAISEIGHSAYVDSPLGPDAFREYEILLIQDHEELLKKCGKLNKDKDNIPYTERDFTSDGDTKWGSGVHYGPSESSPRKKDFSDDDLGQVEPRGKRLSVTVCHFPMIFSPISSRTFVLPSEGTIAESYLSNHREDSLSPGLPSISTGKPFDGDEVPPGLTLTAQFLYHLANKMDLKLDIFSLGDTSRAIGKLMMDMSSLYDVGRNKSSAGLLIVDRTIDLLTPCLHGDSFLDRMLSSLPRKERTSSCYAAKNPQTPSKHSQATVKRSPLDIKVPLESAFSKEETKSRTSVLSESMMAFVSGWNSAEVDSEVTWLPDYSDEAHDGKVGTLSGSFLSNHAGVRYLEALLDRGAKDGLVLIKKWLMEALQLEKLSSPSKGRQTASISELRSMVQMLCQHELSLVRNRGVIQLALAAEMALQEPQSTRWEAFTSAERILSVTSAETTQSLASEIRDFINTSTSVESHKHGNTMGSTQGLLTFQDILLLTIIGYILAGENFPTSIAGGPFSWEDERSLKDVVVDSILERPSSVKFRFLDGLEKELEAKGRSKDGDRNKDSSEPISTTTDDFDDQWDNWDDDDDADHQKEEAYGDMQLKLEVRDRVDQLFKFFHSLSSMRLRNQALGEGLAALSRFETDSYSRKGLLYKLILAVLTRFYIPGLEYHSSAVGHLFKSGLGRFGLGQSKPSFGDQSCLIVFVVGGINTLEVREVMKAISESGRPDVELILGGTTLLTPDDMFELMLGSSFT from the exons ATGGCAGCGGTGGATCTGATCGCGTCCTGCCAAGACTCCATCCGCCAG ATTGGAGATGAGATTGCAGATGCGCTAGTGTACCTAGATGCAGGCACTCTGGAGGCGTTCCAGTTTATAGGAGCATTCCCTCTGCTTCTCGAGCTCAGAGCTCGTGCGGTGTGCAGCTTGGAAAGCACGTCTCCTCTTGATGCT GCTGCTGAGTGGAATTCAAGTTTTGCTCATCCAGCAAGGAAGATTGTCTTTATTACATCACGCCTTCTTAGTGATGCACATCGGTATATTATACGCTGCTTGGGCAACCATGGAACTGTTTCACATTGTACTGTATTGACAGCGATTTCCGAG ATTGGTCACTCAGCATACGTTGATTCCCCACTCGGACCAGATGCTTTCCGGGAGTATGAGATATTACTCATTCAGGACCATGAGGAGCTTCTAAAGAAGTGTGGGAAGTTGAACAAGGACAAAGATAACATCCCATACACAGAAAGAGATTTCACCTCAGATGGTGATACTAAGTGGGGTTCTGGGGTGCACTATGGCCCTTCTGAATCTAGCCCGAGAAAAAAGGATTTTTCTGATGATGACTTAGGTCAGGTTGAACCAAGAGGAAAGAGGTTGTCTGTAACCGTGTGTCACTTTCCGATGATTTTCTCTCCTATTTCCTCAAGGACTTTTGTTTTACCTTCGGAAGGTACAATTGCTGAATCATATTTGTCAAATCACCGTGAGGATTCCCTTAGCCCTGGTCTACCCTCCATATCTACTGGTAAACCTTTTGATGGCGATGAGGTCCCCCCAGGACTAACCTTGACTGCTCAATTCTTGTACCACTTGGCCAATAAG ATGGACCTAAAGCTTGATATATTTTCACTTGGTGATACATCAAGGGCCATTGGGAAGTTGATGATGGATATGTCAAGTCTATATGACGTTGGTCGTAATAAGAGTTCTGCTGGTCTACTGATTGTAGATCGTACAATTGATCTCCTAACTCCTTGCCTTCATGGCGACTCATTTCTTGATAGGATGCTGTCCTCGTTGCCACGCAAGGAAAGGACTTCATCCTGTTATGCGGCAAAAAATCCTCAAACTCCCAGCAAGCATTCCCAAGCTACTGTAAAACGTTCCCCACTAGATATAAAGGTCCCTCTTGAATCAGCCTTTAGCAAGGAAGAAACTAAGAGCAGAACCAGTGTGCTGTCTGAAAGTATGATGGCATTTGTGTCTGGCTGGAACTCTGCTGAGGTTGACTCCGAAGTTACCTGGCTACCTGATTATTCTGACGAAGCACATGATGGCAAAGTAGGCACTCTAAGTGGCTCTTTCCTATCCAACCATGCTGGAGTGCGCTACTTAGAAGCATTACTAGACAGAGGAGCAAAAGATGGGTTGGTGTTGATTAAGAAATGGCTTATGGAGGCTTTACAGCTTGAAAAGCTGTCCTCTCCATCTAAAGGTCGACAGACGGCTTCTATTTCAGAGCTTCGTTCTATGGTGCAGATGCTCTGTCAACACGAGCTGTCCTTGGTAAGAAACAGAGGGGTTATTCAGTTGGCACTGGCTGCTGAAATGGCTCTCCAGGAACCTCAAAGTACTCGCTGGGAGGCCTTTACAAGTGCTGAGAGAATATTAAGTGTAACATCAGCCGAGACAACTCAAAGTCTTGCCAGCGAGATTCGTGATTTCATCAACACCAGCACTTCAGTGGAATCTCACAAACATGGTAATACCATGGGGTCTACGCAAGGCCTTCTGACTTTCCAGGACATATTACTTCTAACGATTATTGGGTATATCTTGGCTGGCGAAAACTTTCCTACATCGATAGCTGGTGGTCCGTTCTCTTGGGAAGATGAACGGTCACTGAAAGATGTTGTGGTGGACTCTATCCTTGAGAGGCCATCATCTGTGAAGTTCCGGTTCCTTGATGGTTTGGAGAAGGAACTTGAAGCTAAAGGTAGATCTAAAGATGGTGATAGAAATAAGGACTCTAGTGAGCCTATTTCTACCACTACCGATGATTTTGATGACCAGTGGGATAACtgggacgatgatgatgatgctgatcATCAAAAAGAGGAAGCTTATGGGGACATGCAACTTAAGTTGGAAGTACGGGatagggtagatcaactctttaaATTCTTTCATAGCTTGTCCAGTATGAGATTACGGAATCAAGCTCTTGGAGAAGGGTTGGCAGCACTGAGTCGGTTTGAGACTGATAGTTACTCAAGAAAAGGCTTGCTTTATAAGTTGATATTAGCTGTGTTGACGAGATTTTACATACCTGGCCTTGAGTACCATTCATCAGCTGTTGGCCATTTATTTAAAAGCGGATTGGGTAGGTTTGGCCTTGGACAG TCCAAACCAAGTTTTGGGGATCAAAGTTGTCTCATCGTTTTTGTTGTGGGAGGTATCAATACTCTTGAG GTCCGGGAAGTCATGAAGGCAATCTCAGAGAGCGGCAGACCTGATGTGGAGCTCATTCTTGGTGGTACAACCCTTCTCACCCCAGATGACATGTTTGAGTTAATGTTGGGCTCCAGCTTTACTTAG